DNA sequence from the Gracilinanus agilis isolate LMUSP501 unplaced genomic scaffold, AgileGrace unplaced_scaffold35250, whole genome shotgun sequence genome:
GTCACTGCACCATAGAATAAGGCAATCAGTTTGTCTGAATCTGGGTCCTTTGCCTTGGGTTTAGAGTACATGAAGAGAATGGTCCCATAGAATATGATGACCACAGACAGATGTGCTGAACAGGTGGAGAaggctttcttccttccttcagctGAATTGAGTCTCAGGATGGTGGTGAGGATGAACACATAAGAGACGAAAATGAGCAGCACTGGGGTCAGTGTGACCAGCACAACTGCCACCATCATGACAAAAGCATTGAGGGAGATGTCCACACAGGCCAGTTTCAGGACAGCCAAGATTTCACAAAAGAAGTGATCAATAATATTATTTCCACAGAAGGAAAGCCTTAATGCAAGAATTGTTTGCACCAAGGAATTTATGCTACCCACTATCCAACTAAGGGCTGCCAACTGTACACAGACTCTTGTATTCATAATGGTTGTATATCTCAGGGGATTGCAGATGGCCACATACCTATCATAGGCCATCATGGCCAGCAGCACACATTCTGTTGTTCCCAGAGCATGAGTGAGGTACATTTGTAGTGCACACCCTGGGAAAGATATCGTCTTTCTGACTGATAGAAAATTGACCAACATTAGAGGCACAAAAGAGGATGTACCAAAGATGTCCATGAAGGAGAGGTTACTAAGGAAGAAATACATGGGGGTGTGAAGGTTGGAATCCAGAATACTCAATATAATGAGAGAGGAGTTCCCTAGTAAAATGACCAAATATATTCCTAGGCACAACacaaagagaataatttcaaCATTGTGGTGCTTAGAAAGCCCTAGCAGAAAGAATTCTAACACAATACTTTCATTAACTCCATtcattctcttatctcttttactTATAGTATTAAGGACTTGGCAAAAGATCCAAGACATTCATAAATACATTATTCTTTTTGGTAGAGGTGACATGAGCAAAAAAGGGTTAGATTGATTgcaatttttcatctttatcttgAACTATAGAGATATGTATATGAACGTGATGTAAGGATTCTAGGATATAATTAATGATTACAAGGTAATTCCTGTACTTGATCTGAGAATTTCCTAGTCACAAATGCTACCACTTCTATGGATCTGGGAAGTCAAGATGCACAAACACAGAAATAGGAAATGCAATATGATTAGCTAAAATGAGGATCTTCACATTCTCATAGTTTACTTGCTTAACTATGGGTTGGGGTAGCTCTTACATATTATGCAGTTTTGTgtaagaaaaggggagaaaatatattttttgttaagtCCTTGTATTCTGATTTTAGAAATTCCTGATTAATCTCAAGCTCTCATGAATGTTTATATTCTGTTCTTCTCCAGATGCCTCTATTTTGATAAGATAATCCAGGAGAATCCTTCGTTTTCTCGGTTTCTTCATGATTGCCATTTGAGAATTGCAGTCACATGAGTATTGtgcatcatttataaaatataactctTTATGAAAATGAGCATTATTCCTGTTATGAAAAAAGAGGAGCAATGATTGAGTTAGTTGCTTGTTTGGTCGCCACTGTTTTCATCATCTGCAACATTATTGTACTGAAAGAACTATACTTAGTTATGGTAATCACAATAAAATATACATGGAACAATTTTCAAGCATAGTGtattaaattaacttttaaaagaaaaaaataattggaaaataggTAAGACCTTAAACCTTGGAGTACAATATCTGCTTATGGAGGGAAATGATTAAGAGACAATACCACTGTTTGGAAGGTCATCACTGAATGAAGCAGGGCCAGACTTGGAAGGAACCCACTTGGGATATCTCTCAAAGGAGTAAGgttaaggaagaagagagaaaagtgtTATATAGTAGCTTTCTGTTTtgggaataatatttttttctcttctcaattatatggaaaaacaaatttaacacTCATTTAAAACAatgttgagttctaaattctcttcctccttcccattcttcctcctctcccttctaaaCTTCCCCCTTCCTTGAAAGAGTagacaatctgatatagattttacatatacagtcatgtaaaacatttccccatattagtcattttatagaaaaagaagaaagtgaaatatagcatTTTGgggtctacattcagactctatcaattctttctttttagacagatgacatttttcattatatgtccttggaattgtcttagattacTTTATTGCTGATAAAACTAGGGAATTAAGTTCTATATTAAAATGTTGCTGTTATTTCTACATTaaaaatgttcttctgattctgcccACCctgctttgtatcagttcatgtaggtctttccagttttttttaaattatcctgctccttattttttatagtacaatagtatttcattaaagTTGTATACCATAATCTAtttagacatttcccagttgatagacAACCCACACTTTCCCAATTATTTGCTGCCACATAAAGAGCTACAGTAAATGTTTTTGAacaaatatgtccttttctctttttaaaatttctttgggatatagaactagttgtggtattgctagatcaaacgatatatacagttttatagcctttggcaCATAGGTCTAAATGGCAATTAATTTAATGCCTTTTTATTAAAGGCattatttaactatttatttATAGTTAAATAGTTCACTAGATGTGAAGTTCAGTTGTTTCTGCCTACTGAAGTAGTATGAGTTCTACCAGAAACCTCCAAATTTCAAGAAACTAGAGCAAAGCAGTGACCACCTAACACTGGATACTGTTCTTGTAAAACTCTTGATTCGTGAATCTCAGCCTATCTATCCTGCATGAATTCCACTCCCTTCACTACTCCTTTTCCCCATAGGGCTCAAGTTTTGTGTTGGGCTAAATCTTTGTATAGGCAATTTTGCATTttgaagtaatatttatttatttttccgaGCTCCCACTTCCCTGCccatattaaaaaattagaaaattgataattatatagaactttaagtttTGCCCAGAACTTAACATAGTGTTTAATTTGAACCAAAAAGAAATGCTGTTGAACTGTTCCTAAAAGtgttattctgattttttaaaaacagagaatAAATCTGAGATtccaaaaagttaaatgacttgcccatggtcagagCACTACTATCAAAATcagtatctgaacccaggtctttctgcctGCAAGTCCAAAACTATTCACTAAGTCATGTTTCTTCTCCTTTAGTGATACTCCATAAAATTTTGATTAAAGTTAGGTATTCATGATTATCTACAACATGGACCTAAATCAATCTCTCTGCTTTCATCTTCCACTACTCACTTTCACATATTTGAAGCATCAGTCCAACAGAAATACCAGATTGCTCATCATCTGAGTTTCTGTGACCATGCCCTATGAGTTCCAGTGCCCAGagagcaaattcaagctgtctgtgagcatCCCTCTTCCCCCATTACCAGAGAGAACTAGTGGAAGGAAATGCTTGCTTTGGGTGACTgaacagaggggtggggcatgtaaAAAATATCCTCCagggctgggaagagggggaatggagcagctcctcTGTACCAGGTGGGGCACATGTGTCAATGCTTTGCCAATGTTGCCCTATGCCTTTCTGCCTTTATGTTTGCCTGCAttcttccccctcctcatctAGTTTTTGCTCCCCCTCTTTCTGGCACCAACTCCTCCTGTACCATCTTTGTCTTCTTAGTAATTTCAAAATTGAGCTACCAAGTGGCAATGCCTAGATTCGGACACTCTTTACTTCATGAAGTCTTTCTCGATCCATTTAGCCAGAAGTAATCTCTTTTTCCTGACTTCTTTATATTTTCCATAGTTCTTATTTGTATGCATTCTTTATTTTCACACAATAGAATACGTGCCTCATTTTCTAGGCTCCTATCTCATGTATCCTTCAATTATCAAGGTTGCCTAGCAGTGGATGAAAGATTGAGAAATAGTATAGTGTCATGGAAAAGAAAGCTCTTATAACAACATCCAGattcaagtcatttttttctcccaactAACTATCCATATTTTccataggaaaataatttatatatcctgaacctcaatttcctcatcaataaatgaagattattttttaatcttctacTCTTTTACTAGCTATTTCACATGGGTCTCTGAAGAAAGGGCTTTGTGAGCTTCACATTAggcaaatgtgatttttaaaattattactgcAGTCATCAGTGAAACTTTCCCATAACAAACACAAATATCCATTGACTTAAAAGTCTCAGCCTTCCCATTTAGTAGCTATGTGTTCTTGAttaagtcacttcactctcttGGCTTCAATTTTGTCCTCTAAAAACAGATTTGATCAGATCAGATATGATCAGATATGAGGATTTTTATGAAATGTTAAGCTTTATTTTCAACCaattatttccccccttttccctcacatggaaaaaggtaaaaaaataagtaaaaaaaacatTTGTACTACACATGAATAGTCAAGCAAATGGATTCCTACACTATATCTGTCCAaaaatctctgtctctttctatgtATTTAGTCCATCCCCTCTCTGTCTGCAAATGGGTAGTATTCTTCACCAGTGATCTTCCGAAATTatggtggctcattggattgtaGAATTTAGAagtctttaaggtctcttccagctctaacaatgAATGAGTTATGAAATCCAGGCTTGACTTTCTTAATTTTAGCAAGCATTTGGCAAGATCTTTGGTCAATGTTTGACTTGgccattgttgttattgttcaggcatttaaggtttttttttaccctttctgACACtattaggagttttcttggcaaagatattggagtagttagctttttccttctccagctcattttatagatgagtaaactgaggcccacagggtTAAGTTATTTGGCCAGGATTGCAGAGCTAGTAAgggtttgaagccagatttgagctcagaaaagTAAAtgtccttgactccaggcccagcattctatccattgtgccacctagctgccatcctAGGTCATCAGAGACCAGGAACTACATTTTCTGGGAAAATGTATTTCCTTAACTTGTGATCAGAGCTGCTTTGCTTGATAGATTAGAATAGAAGTCATTTACTAAAGATGATGCTGTGAGATAGCATAGCCATGCCAAGTAACACAAGGCCCATGACCTCATAGTTCTAAGATTTGCAAAAAATAAGGCTGAGCCTATATATATAACTAAGCCTCAAAGAAGTAAAACttagttaaaagttaaaaatgcAACCCATGCCATTACAGTATTTCCATAGATACAACATTACTAGGACAGTAATCACCATAAGATAATGCATTTTCCCCTATCTATAGAGAAATTATATCAATATCTGAAAAGTCTGTGTAAATAAGcactttcattaaaaataaaatttaaacactaatatgaaataaatgaacTTTGAAAGTAGTTCTGATTATACTTAACCTACCTTCCTCACCTTCAAATTAGGCACTATGATCTACTCTCTAAAATTACTTCTTATATTTAACTGCTCAGGCACTCAGGGATTTTTCAATCCCTGAACAATTTAAAGTTAGTGTTCTAAGGTTGCAGAAGGTAGTTTTTTGAAGCCTCAGGGACAATGTCTCAGATACCCaattatattcaatatttttatttggatCTTCTTTTCTTAGTACCtatgttgcttttttaaaataggaaattacTACTCAGAGAGTTGGGCAGGAGTGTATCAAATATTTTGTCACATTAGGGACATTTGTCACTCAAGGGAAAattaactctttttctttttaaagttttattgataccatttattattttaacagtGAGATATTTCCTGTAACTCTCACTTTCCATTAAGTATCATTACAGTATTCTACTttgtaaaagaggaaaagagtaaaTCAAAATGTCTGACAATagtatgaaacatttaaaatttgtAGGCCTATAAAATTTCCTTTTGAATAGGTTATTTAAATATCCTTTCCATTTGATTTGAAAATCCTGAATTTTCCAAAACTAAAAATTTCCCCTTGAAATGTTCCAAATTTGTGGTTTGTCACTGAAATGAAATAGTTCATTTTAATCAATATGAATCTTAGAGTTCAAAGCAACATTTTCCCCTCTCTTGGAGATAGTTTATGGTTTCTCTTAATTGATGTCTCATTGTGTATATTCAGAATTTCCAGGAAGTTTTCTTGTATCATTTCTTGCAATGTAATATTCAAGgctttcaatttttaaatgattttctaagAGAACTTTAATCTTTAGGTTCTTTTTATGTATCTTAACTTAAGGACCAGTTGTTTCAATTGTTGTGTTGTGTTCTTTTAATATTGCtgcatttttcttccctcctttcataTTTTATATCTGGTTCAGTATTCTTATATTCCCATAAATcagtcttttactttttttataggGGTTAAACATCATGcacaatttttttctaatctactaatataatttaaaaattgggCAGTGAAATCTTAATTTTTGACCTATATTTattcctaaattttaaaaatgaatttcatttgttctttaaatcACTCAGaagtttgttattattgttctatGCTCTCTTAGGAGTCTACTGGATTCTATCCCAAACCAGGCACTTTCCTTTGTCTTATTATACAAGTTTTGTATTCTTTTTGAGTATTTACTACTATTtaacttcccttttaatttttccagTCTTTATAGTTAATTCATCTTCTATTTTTTGGgcttttatttaggatttttctaTTGAAATCATtagtattttgtacattttttgtaATTCCTGTTACTCACTTTTTTGATTGTCCTCTTTTGCTAGTAATTACATCACTGAAACTGCTTTAGCCCCTTTGAGTTAGGTGATAAAAATTTTGACAGCATGGCTCCCTTTTCTGAGTGGTGTTTTAGGTGATAGAAGTTTGCCCCAAAAGAGgttctgttctcttttctttgagcCAAACAAATATGGCCGAACTGATATCCTATACTGAATGTTCTTTtaactcttcctctttccttctagaATTTGGACTGAACTAGTATTTTGAGCAGTAGCGGGTTAGAAGGTTGACAGGATGGTTCTGTTCGACCCCAACTGAGAGTAGAGAGCAGATCAGCTCACCAAGCAGGTCCCATCTTGGCAAACTAGTGCAGGCATTGGGGAAGCTAAATCAGAATCACGACCACATGACCAGCCACATATGGTAAGGGAGTTGGACAATttttcagaaggagattacagggatcTTTTGCTGGGTCTGGGTGCAAACTCTATTCCATTATTGATACTCAGATGTAGGTCAAAGTCCTAGGATAAGGAGGAGCACTAGCACCCAATAGTGCTTGTGACTGCAAAGGAGAAAGAtaccctggtcacagttctaggGAGGAAAAGGGTCATTGTAGTTGCTCATAAATCAGAGGACAGGCTAAGATAGTTTTAAATACATCTCTCTTTAGATCATACtatcttggaagaattgaaaatttgTAAGTCTCCAGACCTAAGTCTAAAGGCTGCTGCACAAAGAATCTGAACATTGGGACAATGCCCTCTTCACTATAGGAATGTAGTTCACCTGCAACAGTTTTCTTAAagttaagacaagaaaaagactggaatttaaaaaacaacaaaaaaagaaatgcaacagagaaagttattttattgacaggttataacaaaacaaaaacttagaagaagacaacaaaattaATACTACTGCATTAAAAGCCTTGGAAAATAtatgaattgaaagaaaaatatgaattgatttcAAACCCCATCCCCATCACTTAAAGAGCTCAAAAAGCATCTTATAaatcaataagagaaacagaagaaaaattgagaaaagttaAAGAGAAGGATGCAGGAAAATCAAATTGATGACTTtataaaagaggaacaaaaatactCAAGaatatatcttaaaaaacaaatttggtCACTtgataaaagaagcacaaaattcTGCTGAAGAGATATTTCAAAAAGAAGAATTGGCTAAATGCAAAGATATCACAAAATTTCCTGAAGAGAActctttaaaaggcagaattgggcACATAGACAAAAGGGTACAAAATTCACTAAGGAAAAAGAACTCGTTAAAAGGTAGAATTGACTAACAGAAAGTGAAGCACAAATGCTCACTGAAGaagataattaatttaaaattagaattgggcaagtggaagctaatgactgcaggagacaccaagaaacaaaacaaagtcaaaagaattgaaaaaaatagagaaaatctgaaatatctcattagaaaaacaagtgatcaggaaaatagatctaggagaaatAACCTAAGAATTAATGGACTGAGAGTCATGTTAAAAAAGTCTAGATattatcttttaagaaattatcaagtggaggcagctgggtagctcagtggattgagagccaggcctagagacctggagttccta
Encoded proteins:
- the LOC123254909 gene encoding olfactory receptor 13D1-like; translation: MNGVNESIVLEFFLLGLSKHHNVEIILFVLCLGIYLVILLGNSSLIILSILDSNLHTPMYFFLSNLSFMDIFGTSSFVPLMLVNFLSVRKTISFPGCALQMYLTHALGTTECVLLAMMAYDRYVAICNPLRYTTIMNTRVCVQLAALSWIVGSINSLVQTILALRLSFCGNNIIDHFFCEILAVLKLACVDISLNAFVMMVAVVLVTLTPVLLIFVSYVFILTTILRLNSAEGRKKAFSTCSAHLSVVIIFYGTILFMYSKPKAKDPDSDKLIALFYG